In Nocardia sp. NBC_01327, the genomic stretch TCCGCTTCGGCGCGGGCGGATTCGATATGAAGGTCCGTGAGCTCACCCCCGGCAAACGCGTGTCGTGGGAGGTCGTCGAGGGCCCCGAGGAATGGGTCGGCACGCACGTGGACTGGGACCTCAGCCAGGCCGACGGCTACACCATCATTCTTTTCAACCACCAGGGCTGGAAGGAGCCGGTCGAATTCATGCACCACTGCAGCACCAAGTGGGCGCTTTTCCT encodes the following:
- a CDS encoding SRPBCC family protein gives rise to the protein MVDILHRVGIKSEPDAVYAALTTVEGLAGWWANNTQGVADELGGVVQFRFGAGGFDMKVRELTPGKRVSWEVVEGPEEWVGTHVDWDLSQADGYTIILFNHQGWKEPVEFMHHCSTKWALFLMSLKSLVETGTGTPDPHDVKIDNWN